One window of the Klebsiella oxytoca genome contains the following:
- a CDS encoding PTS mannose transporter subunit IID, which yields MVDMTKNTTEKKLTQSDIRGVFIRSNLFQGSWNFERMQALGFCFSMVPAIRRLYPENNDARKQAIKRHLEFFNTHPYVAAPVLGVTLAMEEQRANGAEIDDGAINGIKVGLMGPLAGVGDPIFWGTVRPVFAALGAGIAMSGSLLGPLLFFILFNAVRLLTRYYGVAYGYRKGIDIVKDMGGGFLQKLTEGASILGLFVMGALVNKWTHVNIPLVVSTITGQDGQTRVTTVQTILDQLMPGLVPLLLTFACMWLLRKKVNALWIIVGFFVIGIAGYAVGLLGQ from the coding sequence ATGGTTGATATGACTAAAAATACCACCGAGAAAAAACTTACTCAGAGTGATATTCGTGGCGTGTTCATTCGTTCTAACCTGTTCCAGGGGTCATGGAACTTCGAACGTATGCAGGCGCTGGGCTTCTGCTTCTCCATGGTACCGGCCATTCGTCGCCTGTACCCTGAGAACAACGATGCGCGTAAACAGGCGATTAAACGTCACCTTGAGTTCTTTAATACCCATCCCTACGTTGCGGCGCCGGTTCTTGGCGTAACGCTGGCGATGGAAGAGCAGCGTGCTAACGGCGCAGAAATCGACGATGGTGCCATCAACGGTATCAAAGTTGGTCTGATGGGGCCGCTGGCGGGCGTAGGCGACCCGATCTTCTGGGGTACCGTTCGTCCGGTATTCGCCGCGCTGGGTGCAGGTATCGCCATGAGCGGCAGCCTGCTTGGCCCTCTGCTGTTCTTCATCCTGTTTAACGCCGTGCGTCTGCTGACCCGTTATTACGGCGTAGCGTACGGTTACCGCAAAGGTATCGATATCGTTAAAGATATGGGCGGCGGCTTCCTGCAGAAACTGACCGAGGGGGCGTCAATTCTCGGCCTGTTTGTCATGGGGGCGTTGGTTAACAAGTGGACGCACGTGAACATCCCGCTGGTGGTTTCCACCATCACCGGTCAGGATGGTCAGACTCGCGTGACGACCGTGCAGACTATCCTTGACCAGCTGATGCCGGGCCTGGTGCCGCTGCTGCTGACCTTCGCCTGTATGTGGCTGCTGCGCAAGAAAGTTAATGCCCTGTGGATCATCGTTGGCTTCTTTGTCATCGGTATCGCAGGTTATGCAGTCGGCCTGTTGGGCCAGTAA
- a CDS encoding DUF986 family protein, with translation MTITDLVLILFILVLLAFAIYDQFIMPRRNGPVLLAIPLLRRNRVDGIIFVGLIAILIYNNIANQGELITTWLLSALALMGLYLFWIRSPKIIFKKQGFFFANIWIEYNRIKEMNLSEDGVLVMQLEQRRLLIRVRNIDDLEKIYKLLVSTQ, from the coding sequence ATGACAATCACGGACCTGGTGTTAATCCTGTTTATTCTCGTTCTGCTCGCGTTTGCGATTTACGATCAGTTCATCATGCCGCGCCGTAACGGCCCAGTTTTACTGGCTATCCCCCTGCTCCGCCGCAATCGCGTCGATGGCATTATCTTCGTCGGCCTTATTGCCATCCTGATTTATAACAATATTGCTAACCAGGGAGAACTTATCACCACCTGGTTATTATCTGCCCTGGCCCTGATGGGGTTATATCTTTTCTGGATCCGCTCGCCCAAAATCATCTTCAAAAAACAGGGCTTTTTTTTCGCCAATATCTGGATCGAATATAACCGGATTAAAGAGATGAATTTATCGGAAGATGGCGTACTGGTGATGCAATTAGAACAACGGCGCCTGCTTATCCGCGTACGTAATATCGATGACCTGGAAAAAATTTACAAACTTCTTGTTTCTACTCAATAA
- the mntP gene encoding manganese efflux pump MntP codes for MNVSATILLAFGMSMDAFAASIGKGATLHKPKFSEALRTGLIFGAIETLTPLVGWGLGMLASQFVLEWNHWIAFVLLVFLGGRMVIEGFRGANDSEECEAPRRHGFWLLVTTAFATSLDAMAVGVGLAFLQVNIIATALAIGCATLIMSTLGMMVGRFIGPLLGKRAEILGGIVLIGIGTQILWSHFAG; via the coding sequence ATGAATGTATCCGCTACGATTCTGCTTGCCTTCGGTATGTCCATGGACGCCTTCGCGGCCTCCATCGGTAAAGGCGCAACTCTTCATAAACCCAAGTTTTCTGAAGCCCTGCGGACGGGCCTTATCTTTGGCGCTATCGAAACGCTCACCCCGCTTGTCGGTTGGGGGTTAGGTATGCTCGCCAGCCAGTTCGTTCTTGAATGGAACCACTGGATTGCGTTTGTGCTGCTGGTTTTTCTCGGCGGTCGAATGGTCATTGAAGGGTTTCGCGGCGCTAATGATAGCGAAGAGTGCGAAGCCCCTCGTCGTCACGGTTTCTGGCTGCTGGTGACCACCGCCTTCGCCACCAGCCTCGATGCGATGGCCGTCGGCGTTGGTCTGGCATTTCTGCAGGTCAACATCATCGCCACCGCGCTGGCTATCGGCTGCGCGACGCTGATAATGTCAACGCTGGGTATGATGGTCGGTCGTTTTATCGGCCCGCTGCTCGGCAAACGGGCGGAAATACTCGGCGGTATCGTGCTTATTGGCATTGGCACCCAGATCCTCTGGAGCCATTTCGCAGGCTAA
- the rlmA gene encoding 23S rRNA (guanine(745)-N(1))-methyltransferase, with protein sequence MSYSCPLCHAPLSRRDNSYICPQRHQFDLAKEGYVNLLPVQFKRSRDPGDSAEMMQARRAFLDAGHYQPLRDAICACLHTFAPTDLLDIGCGEGYYTHAFAAIAERSWGLDVSKSAIRAAAKRYPQVSFCVASSQRLPFEEASLDAIVRIYAPCNALELARVVRPGGWVITATPGPRHLMELKGLIYDEVRLHEQNTEEMAGFTLRQQQQLAYPMQLSGGEAEALLQMTPFAWRAKPPVREALRQQTQFGCQTDFAIHCWQRDA encoded by the coding sequence ATGTCTTACAGTTGCCCACTTTGCCACGCGCCGCTTAGTCGTCGCGATAATAGCTATATCTGTCCGCAGCGGCATCAGTTCGATCTGGCGAAGGAAGGGTACGTTAATTTGCTGCCGGTACAGTTTAAACGTTCCCGCGATCCGGGCGACAGCGCTGAAATGATGCAGGCCCGGAGAGCGTTCCTCGACGCGGGTCATTATCAGCCTCTGCGCGACGCTATTTGCGCCTGTCTGCACACTTTCGCGCCCACCGATTTGCTCGATATCGGCTGCGGCGAGGGGTACTACACGCACGCCTTTGCCGCCATCGCTGAACGTAGCTGGGGTCTGGACGTATCGAAATCCGCGATTCGCGCGGCGGCAAAACGCTACCCGCAGGTCAGCTTTTGCGTGGCTTCCAGCCAGCGTTTACCTTTTGAAGAGGCAAGCCTGGATGCGATAGTGCGAATTTATGCTCCCTGCAATGCGCTTGAACTGGCGCGCGTTGTCAGACCTGGCGGCTGGGTTATTACCGCGACGCCGGGGCCTCGTCATCTGATGGAGCTGAAAGGATTGATATACGACGAAGTGCGTTTACACGAGCAGAACACGGAAGAGATGGCTGGGTTCACATTACGTCAGCAGCAGCAGCTGGCCTATCCGATGCAGCTTAGCGGCGGTGAAGCGGAAGCTTTACTGCAAATGACGCCGTTTGCGTGGCGGGCAAAGCCGCCGGTCCGGGAGGCGCTGCGCCAGCAGACACAATTTGGCTGCCAGACAGATTTTGCGATTCACTGCTGGCAGCGCGATGCCTGA